In Palaemon carinicauda isolate YSFRI2023 chromosome 32, ASM3689809v2, whole genome shotgun sequence, the genomic stretch tctagggcagagaaacatcagggcagacatgctcagcaggaggggtcaggtccttcctacagagtggactctcaacccgcatgtctgtcggagcctctggaagttgtggggcagaccggtaatagaccttttcgcctccggtctaaacaagaggaaccccaactactgctccctagtcccggacgaggaagctgttgcagtggacgccttcttgatggattggacggggctggacatgtatgcctttcccccgttcaagatcatcaatctggttgtcaggaagttcgctctcctcgattcgggacgaatgaccttagtggctccattctggcctgcgagggaatggttcaccgaagtggtagggttactgatggactttccaaaaAGACTcacggcaagtccagatcttctcagacaaccccacttcgagagatttcaccaaaaccccctcgctctcaatctgactgccttcagactgtcgagaagttcgttagatctcgaggcttttcggcacaagcggcgaaagctattgccagagcaaggaggatctcttcacaaagagtctaccagtcaaagtgggagacctttagggcttggtgcaggaggcgcaaggtttcctcgtcctctacctctctgagccagattgcagactttcttttgtacctcaggcaggatgctaagctggctgtatctaccattaaaggatacaggagcatgctctcaaccgtctttaggcatagaggcttagagttatctcagaataaggacttgcaggacctcattaggtcttttgagacaacgaagcaggcgcacttaagacccccttcttggaacctggatgtggtgcttaagtttttgtgctccaggaagtttgagcctatctcgcaagcttctctgcgagatgtgactaagaaaaccctcttccttttgtctctagcgactgccaggaggatcagcgaggtccaggcaatcgagaagcgtgtaggcttcaccctagaTGGGGCGggttgttccttgaggttcgactttctcgccaagaatgagaacccttcgaaaccctggcctaggacttttgaagtccctaacctcacgattctagtaggtcaggaacaggaaagcctcctctgcccggttagggctctcaaagcttatttggcccacactaagagcgtgaggggtgcttccaactccttatggtgttcagtgaaggatcctcaaaaacccctgtcaaagaacgctttgtcctttttcctgagggaaactattagggaagcccacctcttttgtgaggaagaaaacttcgccctgttaaaagtatgggctcacgaagtaagggccattgctgcttcgctggcataccggaaaaatatgtcagttaagcagatcatggacgcaacgttctggaggagcaactctgtcttcgcttctcattacctcagagaggtaagagtggactatgacaagtgttataccttgggcccatacgtagctgcggcttctgtattaggcaaaggagttactacccccactcaaccttagtttatgtacttgtatatgggtttgtgttttttttttttttttatggttgtctgaggtcctcgtcctgtgttacggttccctcagtctagatagatagtttatatctatttctgcaaggttagatggttagctttagtaaggttgcaggttttttatatgggaaggtagttttctgaagtctagtcaagttgttggtcctacccctttgacagactcgattgagttgtttgcagcgtagcaggtctactcctggctgaacactcctaagggaaagcgactctagaggcagttacctttgaagtcagctaccttagcaggcatataatcagtgcccaagcccctctacacccaagctaggtccagggagggccaggcagtggctgctgatgactcagcaggtaagcccataggctcccccaaaccccccgtcCCTAacagggagggtgaggttgcagacactacaagaaactatcgtgcttgcgGAACTTGAATCCTGGCccagcgatcgccaggcagggacgtttccgatagacCACCACGAACTTTGTTTCTTCCTTCCTTCACAAACCTTGGGCCTATAAAGTTTCAAATAGTGAGGGCATGCAAAgggccatacatacatataccaaggcacttcccccaattttggggggtagccgacatcaacaaatgaaacaaaaacaaaaaaggggacctttactctctatgttcctcccagcctaacaaggggcataaaaacaattagaatagcgccaacgttatccctgcgtgtcgtaagaggcgactaaaagggacgggacgagggggctgggaaccccctctcctgtatttacatcctgtgagacatcgacaaagagatacAAAGGGTAAAATAGGTAATATATCTAGTGATATAACAACTTGCTAGATTAATGAGGTTTGTATTTatgaaacttaattttttttttgcaaaatttgaTATTTCGTGGCAAACATTATTTTTATGTCTATGGCTTATTTACAACTTCATTGTAATTCTAAAGGTGAAAGAAAGAGTATATTTCTCAATACAAACATATCACTTCCTTGTAGCTTATCTGCAATCCTTTTAAATCTCAAGACAATCCATTTCAAGCAAAGAGAAAGAGAATTTACTACTCCCTGAAGCCTTAATTTCTGATAATCATTGCAGTTAACTAAAAAGCTAAAATGAATAGATAGGAAATGAGGAAGGAAAGGCAGTCCAAAAGTTAGGGAAACAATTATGAATTCTAAATCAGTTGATAGACTCTCTGGAAAATATCCAGTTTACCGCCATTTCTTACAGACAGTACTGTATGCACATGCACCAGCCTCTATGAAGGCACACTTTTTCCAATCTAATATTAATTTGTATGGATTACAACTTGCAAAGGTGTGTGATTATACTATGTGAAAGTAAAGGGTTGAgatagaaattaatatattttagaaatatatgatAAAGTTGTAAATTCTTTTTATTATGAGCAAAAGTAAAAATGGTAAAGCCATCATACTGGCACCGAGAGAACAAAACTAATACGGCAGTGGAAATACTGGTCACGTTTGTTTACGTTGATAGATCTAGCTCTGCAGATAAGTAAAGGAGTAGGGCATGAAATGGGCTAAATAACTTAATACTTGTAAAGAAAGTTACTCTGATTAAATAATTGGATGATTAAGTACACAATGACCATAGTTTATTTAGTGGTTTGGCTTAAGAAACTCAATGTGTTAACCATTATAGGACATCATTGATTCTCATATGGTGTTGAGATTAAGATTTTCATTACACGTTCATGGGAAAATTCAAGTATCTCCTCGCTCGAGTCTAATGCTTCTATGCTTAGTAGGAGCGGAATAACAAAGAGATTACTTAAAAACAAAGCTTGTGATTTCTGGCAACTGAGGCTTGTTGATTTGAGTAGCTTATGACCCCAGTTTCTTAACCATCgttattcaattattcattacgtGTTTTGGAAGAATTAGGTCTGAAAAATTAATGTAACTATTCAATGTGTTAACAAGCAAGCTGGGAATAACAGCTCAGGGTATCCTGCCTAGAACATAATTTCCTCAGATTTTTTATCGTGTTGATGTATCGGTGACAACTGTAACTCTACTAGCTGGGTTTTAAATAAAATAACGCAATTTTCTAAGCAGTCATATAGCCTCATGTTAGTTCCATATACTATAAAGTTTAGTTATTGTATGCTTTTGTTGGTATTCCACTTGTTTATTCAAGTTTTCCAACTGGAAAGAGGATACCATACGGCaggcagtttttttttatgatgaacagtttttatatttcttttttattaaataaagTACACCTTTCTTATATCAAATTGATATCCTTTCCCTCTGATTGGTTAGAGATGCAACTACTTTAGAACAAAGCAGAATTAGTAATGTAGCGGTTGTCTTTCACAAGCAGAAATCACAAGGTTTATTTTTATAATCTCGAGTAAATTCAATAcatttttcctcaaaatataattaatgatatcAAAGAAGGCAATGATTTTTACTTTAAAagataaaatctttatattttgtaaggtaatatagGTTTAAAACATAGGTCCTATCTAGAGTAATTTTCTGATAATTTGACTTTTTATGTGTAGATGGATCAAAGaaattaatttcaatgttttttgtATTCTTCCAGTGCATCAACTACCGGCAATTGCCGCCAAAGACTTAGAAGCTCGCAGCAACTCCCTTCACCCTCCGTCACTGTCAAATAGCTTGCGCCATCAGTCCTCTGAAAATTCCACGGATACATCCACCACTCTCAACCCTCAGTCTTCGAGCGATAGTGATAAACTTGTTTCTAGCCTTGATCCCCAGTCATCGTATGACAGTGTTAGTGACTACCCAACATCAGATACTGATGATGTACCTTGTAATGTGTACAATTTCTACCCAAGAGGATGGGCTATTTCTGGATCGCACGTAATATCGGGTCAGCCGTTGTCTGTAAGAGGAGTTTTGAATCAGTTGGAAGGAAAGCAGTATAAGAAGCCGTGTTCCATCGTAACGAATCCTATGGAAGACCTCTGGAATGATCCTGATGACAGTAGTAAGAGGAGAGGGAGTAGCTGTACCCTATACAGCCTGCAACGGTCCTCGTGCCTGAACGGCCCTTCCGCCAAACAGGACGACCGAACGTCTCTACTGAAGGGCGATGTGATTGGTCCAGAATGTTTGCCACGTTACACTTGTCTTTCTGGATCTGTTATCTGCAAGGGTCTGCAAGCAGAACCTGGCAGGGCAGAGAGGCAGATTGTAAGAGAGGCTGCGGAACACTATCGAAGGGCCATTACTTCGTCGCAGGAACGTAGGTCGTGGACCATGAAAAGAAGTTATGGGTCATCAGGAGAAGAGGACAATGTTGGGGCCTCTAGCCAACATTCATTCTCTGGGAGTAATACCTTAGAGAAATCGGTTGTGACTCGTGAACCCAAAAGGTATCCTGTACGGATAAAGAGCGAAGCAGACCTCAGCAGAGCAACGAGTTTAATAAAGGACAACTTGGCTAACATTGTGGAAAACTATCTGGTTAAACAAAGCGGGTCACCGGACTTCCAATATCAGTTCCCTAAGGTCCAGATGGAGAATCCTACCCTTAAATTGCCTCGTCCTTTGTGCCCCATCGAACCGGTGGTCTATATGAATGGTAGAGCAACAGAGATACGAAACCACGACGAAGTCGTTCAGGAGGAACCTCCCAGCTCTGTTGTGCCAATTGTTATAACCGAGATTAAAACGCCAACGCGTGATGAGGCTGAAGAGCCAAGTGAGTCCGGTGAATTTGGGGAGCTCAAATCCCAAGAGGATAAGAGTAATGAGAAAATAACAGATGTTTCAGGAGAATGCGGTCCAATTAAAGTATGTGAATCAGTGCAGAAGGGAAGTATTTTTGTTACCATCCCTCCTCAAAAGATTTTGCCAAGAGTCTCGTCAGATCCAGAGGAACCATTTACAGTGCGAGGGAACAAATTTAAATTGAAAGTAGTGGATGCCAACATTCCAGGTGTTCATGGCATAAAACCAAAGGAAGTAAGTAAGGCCACTGGAAAAATTGTCAGGAAGTTAGTTAAGAGTGATGAACTTTCCCTGCCGACCATGAAGAGAGAAGGCCGCATTGACATACCAGTAGGCATGAGCATGGAGGTGGACCTTAACAGCTTATCTAAGGAAGTGATTCCAAAAGACTTAGGTTTAAAAGAAGTGCCTAAAGTTAAGGAGAGTGTGGTTGATGTGTCGGGTATACCAACGGTCCTTGAAAAAGTGACAGACCAAGCCAAAGTTCCTGCACAGATTGTAACAACTGGACAGATGACAGATGAAGCTGGTGGTATCACAGAGAAGGGAAAAACATGTGAAAAAGTGACAGACAGGATTGGTATCGCTAAGCAGGTCATAACACCCGAGGAAGTGAAAGAGCATTTTGATATATCAGGAAAGAATTTACCTTCTAGTTTAACTAACGATACAAAGCCTTCAGTTACTGCCACAGCTAAATTGAGTGAAGGAGAATATTTGTCTAATAAAAAGGAACCTAATGGGACAATTTTGAATTCACAAGTGTTGATATGTGATGGAACTATTCTGCCAAACAAAACTTTACAAGAAACTGATGAAATTTGTGTAAGTAAAGATAACATTTCAGGAAAAGTGGACACTGACAATCTTGGGGctgaaataataaaagatgaaattcCAGGCAAAGTAGATACTGTTTCGGATCTTGGATCAGATGTGATAAGCTCCGGGAATGGGTTGAAGGGAAGCATTGGTCAAGAATCTCAGTCTCCAGCAATAGAAAAGGATTCTTACACTTTGCCAGATAAGAAATGTAATGGGGTGCTTCTATCTGAAGAGGTATGCACAGATACATTCACTGCTGTTGAAAGTAAACCAAGACAGAACACATTTGCTGGCATATCAATCATTttagaagagaaggcgatggatcaaGAGAACAAAGTAGAAGAGGCTACAAATGAAAGATCTAACAACAGTACTTTTGATGCGGATGAAGGGGGTCTGGGTGAATTTCTAGAAGGAAATAACAACAGAGGAAGAAAGAAACCTAAATGTTTAAAGGATACCCACAAGTTAGATACAAAGTCAAGCACAGCTAGTGAAAGTTCCTTTGAATCTCTGCCTTATAGAATGCTCAGCTCCCAGCCAGATAGTTTTACAGATGACGTAGTTATAGAGTTAACCCGAGCACCAATAGACTCTGAGAGATTGAGGGTAGCCAAACAAGAACTTATGCGCTTGGAACGCATGAATGCAATCTCGATGGCCAGTCAGTATATGACGGAATCAAAGGATGACTTTTCTCCCGAGGAAAATGGTCTTGAGAATAAGGTAACCTGTGAAGACGTTATTTTAGATCTGAACGTCATTGGTTGTACTGAGCAGGAGGACACGAACCTGGACCTTTTTAACAGCTCTCTCTTTGATTCAGGAGTGGAGGGTATGCAGAGTGATCAGAACACTAGTGGAGGATCTTCCATAGCTAAGGTACTACCAAGTCCTGTGGAGTCAACGACGGAATCTGGATTTTCAAGCCTGAAGGAACAATTGCCGAATGAAAGTCTAGCGCCTGAGGAAGAGAAGTATGGAGGTCATGATGGTGTTTCTCTCAGCAAATCAAAGGATAGCCTTGATTTTACGGACACAGACCGCTTTCCAGGCACCGACACGCTTTCGGATGACATGGAAACGTTGTCGTCCACTGCGGGAGACCTGACGTTGGTTGAAAGTGGTTCAGTCTCCAAAGAGGGTTCTTCCAGGGGTAGTATGTCAGATTCTATCAATCAAGAAGGTGGCTTTATAAAAATACTTGCAAGTGAACAAGCTGGTGGTACCCCTGACTCTTCTGGTATTCCCAACAACTACCAGAGCACTTCGTATCACGCACCATGCGATATGCGAATTAGATATAGATCAGGGTCTTATTCCCAGAAAAGTTCTATGGATTCATCCAGTCTCAGTACAGAAATACCTGAGAACAAAAGCAAGAATATAGAAGATGTAGAAGAGAGTTCACAAACTGTTTCTGTAAGTGGAGAAGATAAGAGCAAATGTTTTTCTGAAGAAGGAAACGAATCAAAGTCGAAGACCAGCGAGTCACTGTCGTCCGAGGATACCGTGGTGTCCAGAGTATCATTGGAAGAGCAAGCAGGAAAAACGTTGCATCAAGGGTCACAAGGAGACCAGTTAGATTCCTTGGATGGTCAGATGCAGGTTATTCCAATTGAGGAAAGAGATATTAATGTAGCAGATGGAGGAATAAGTCTGACGAAAACCACCGAAAAAATTCCAGAGCTGAACATGAAAAGTATGGATGAAAGCAAAGCTAAAAGTTCTGTAGTGTCTGCAATGAGACCAGCTCTTGTTCCTGGTGGTATTGTAACATGTGATGCAGTGCAAAAGAGTAAAGTATCTGAAGGTCAGGTTGAAGAAAAGTCTGAATTGTCCGAGGAACTTGTATCGGTAGCCAAGGTTTGTAAAAGTTCTAGTTTTGGTGTCACAGGCCAACAAGGGAAGCAGTCTTCTGTCGCCGATCTAATCGAAATGTACGACAGTAAAGATACCTCGCTCAGAGAAAGATCGCTTAGCAGCGGATCATCCAAAACTGCTGTGAATGCTGTTGTCAAACACCAGGGTGCTGCAATTAATTCCAAAAGGCCAAATGGTATTAAAAGTGAAACGGAAGAAATGGTTTATTCAGCTGACGTTCACCATAACGGAAATGTTGACAGCCCAAAGATAGTAGAACCCCCTACCCCAATTGTTAATGGAAGTGTTAGTAGAAGATCCGATGCTGCCAGGAAGAGTGATGTTAGCGATCAGTCCAGTCCGTACAATCGAGGAACGTGCAGCACGTCAGACAGGCCCAGTCGTCACTCTAGTAAGAGTGGCGTCTCGGACCTAGAGGACGAAGTGTTTTTGCCACctagtgaaaattatatttttgatgGAAGGCCGGTCATTTATTGCCCGAAGATTGACATGTCGAAGCAAGCGAAGGTAGAGCCTCCAAAAATGGCTATGAGTGTGTTTACTGTGGTACCATCGAAAGAACTTGGTAGCAGCCAGAGCAAAGATTGGCGAGATTTGAGCACCATGGGAGCCTTGCCTTCGATGAAAGACTTTTACGCTCAGGCGACAGAGGATACGAACCCTCCGGGCGATGTCGGTACATCCGACACATCCTCCTCCCTGAGTAATGAGAGTGCGAGAGAAAGACATTCAGAAAGTTTGTTTTCACCTGAAAAGTTAGAGTCGGAAGAGGGAGAGTCGAAGGAAGAAGGGAGTTTAAAACTTCAGGGTGTAGTAGACAGCGAACCAGTCGCTAAGGAAGTTGAAGTCAAAACATCTGCTTCCCTAACAGAAGAGAAATCTCCTTCTGGTAGTCAGGATAAATCATATGTGATAGATTCCTCTCCTCAGACAAAGAGAACAACACTTTCTGATAGCCAAGATAAATTATGCAAGAAAGATTTGTCTCCAAAAACTGCAAAGAAGTCTGCTTCTTGTAGTGAAGATAGATCATATAGGAAAAAGTCGTCTTCACCAACTGAACGGAAATCCATCTCTGGTAATCAAGATGATTATTGTAAGGAAGATTTGTCTCCGAAGACCGAAAAGAAGTCTGTTTCTGGTAGTCaagataaattatataagaaagaaTTGTCTCCCCAAACAGACAAAGGGTCTCTATCTGGTAGTCAAGATAAATTATGCAAGAAAGAATCATCTCCCAAACAAGAACAAAAATCTCTTTCTGATA encodes the following:
- the LOC137625334 gene encoding uncharacterized protein isoform X2 codes for the protein MLSVCGLLCRMLRGWRHSEAVMLMAKALSQPQSTLLIQNVLDSSSGTVTVNEPNSTSAFCQNSSEGTVGQMIWRDNNKQAVIIIPRQQVDLKRWTLFLASSFSPHNKSVPSSTDENNEQNGGSSDVSGAVTILLEASFRDQEADMEVDHHVMVEHLSQPYAWKARDTFGVIVTATPPQLLAMVQAFFNNALLMDDDFVITKILTVDLVGEPSTLDDPLSIPESVTPGPYAERSGLTQLELARSLPPSGFTVHQLPAIAAKDLEARSNSLHPPSLSNSLRHQSSENSTDTSTTLNPQSSSDSDKLVSSLDPQSSYDSVSDYPTSDTDDVPCNVYNFYPRGWAISGSHVISGQPLSVRGVLNQLEGKQYKKPCSIVTNPMEDLWNDPDDSSKRRGSSCTLYSLQRSSCLNGPSAKQDDRTSLLKGDVIGPECLPRYTCLSGSVICKGLQAEPGRAERQIVREAAEHYRRAITSSQERRSWTMKRSYGSSGEEDNVGASSQHSFSGSNTLEKSVVTREPKRYPVRIKSEADLSRATSLIKDNLANIVENYLVKQSGSPDFQYQFPKVQMENPTLKLPRPLCPIEPVVYMNGRATEIRNHDEVVQEEPPSSVVPIVITEIKTPTRDEAEEPSESGEFGELKSQEDKSNEKITDVSGECGPIKVCESVQKGSIFVTIPPQKILPRVSSDPEEPFTVRGNKFKLKVVDANIPGVHGIKPKEVSKATGKIVRKLVKSDELSLPTMKREGRIDIPVGMSMEVDLNSLSKEVIPKDLGLKEVPKVKESVVDVSGIPTVLEKVTDQAKVPAQIVTTGQMTDEAGGITEKGKTCEKVTDRIGIAKQVITPEEVKEHFDISGKNLPSSLTNDTKPSVTATAKLSEGEYLSNKKEPNGTILNSQVLICDGTILPNKTLQETDEICVSKDNISGKVDTDNLGAEIIKDEIPGKVDTVSDLGSDVISSGNGLKGSIGQESQSPAIEKDSYTLPDKKCNGVLLSEEVCTDTFTAVESKPRQNTFAGISIILEEKAMDQENKVEEATNERSNNSTFDADEGGLGEFLEGNNNRGRKKPKCLKDTHKLDTKSSTASESSFESLPYRMLSSQPDSFTDDVVIELTRAPIDSERLRVAKQELMRLERMNAISMASQYMTESKDDFSPEENGLENKVTCEDVILDLNVIGCTEQEDTNLDLFNSSLFDSGVEGMQSDQNTSGGSSIAKVLPSPVESTTESGFSSLKEQLPNESLAPEEEKYGGHDGVSLSKSKDSLDFTDTDRFPGTDTLSDDMETLSSTAGDLTLVESGSVSKEGSSRGSMSDSINQEGGFIKILASEQAGGTPDSSGIPNNYQSTSYHAPCDMRIRYRSGSYSQKSSMDSSSLSTEIPENKSKNIEDVEESSQTVSVSGEDKSKCFSEEGNESKSKTSESLSSEDTVVSRVSLEEQAGKTLHQGSQGDQLDSLDGQMQVIPIEERDINVADGGISLTKTTEKIPELNMKSMDESKAKSSVVSAMRPALVPGGIVTCDAVQKSKVSEGQVEEKSELSEELVSVAKVCKSSSFGVTGQQGKQSSVADLIEMYDSKDTSLRERSLSSGSSKTAVNAVVKHQGAAINSKRPNGIKSETEEMVYSADVHHNGNVDSPKIVEPPTPIVNGSVSRRSDAARKSDVSDQSSPYNRGTCSTSDRPSRHSSKSGVSDLEDEVFLPPSENYIFDGRPVIYCPKIDMSKQAKVEPPKMAMSVFTVVPSKELGSSQSKDWRDLSTMGALPSMKDFYAQATEDTNPPGDVGTSDTSSSLSNESARERHSESLFSPEKLESEEGESKEEGSLKLQGVVDSEPVAKEVEVKTSASLTEEKSPSGSQDKSYVIDSSPQTKRTTLSDSQDKLCKKDLSPKTAKKSASCSEDRSYRKKSSSPTERKSISGNQDDYCKEDLSPKTEKKSVSGSQDKLYKKELSPQTDKGSLSGSQDKLCKKESSPKQEQKSLSDSQDKLCKKESSPQTDKGSLSGSQDKLCKKESSPKQEKKSLSDSQDKLCKVDSSPLQVDRRKEEVKTVQVVKPLVKDVTFKSTKQGTSSPTNTGIEGIKVRGKQKDGDVTETSTKIQREDIPVAESSTLKRTSSFKSAVKNDLTHQGSTDTIPVVTLAKQPILSPVLQSAISPRSTYDPFTGTIIDSDTPDSQGDSVVQQEKDITISSEGEGAQQVKPKLFRAPNLDRKDTEVVDDGTTVKEALPVKKVEIKILDNADSRPRELPVLSPVSELQKEKHSKPPGISDEETSRVIDTEECSGQKGDCKDSEKRNSGRKEELATHDRESKREGKHISGSQNGAGIVVKIDSRTSEESDPEKVHNQSSVESCESAISVKSDTRRPSKAHSEQGVSSLKNSGWCVGGSLEFLEKHSGEVRLRSRKDGSISSAKSEDLSMKCDKASLKSQGSLDKFPHFDHVSAQQRARGARKKILSVDIDSGVKGIKEKNKEMHRSATLPVGTLSSSKKEKEEKKKEKEDKSKKKKKEKEASGGTEKKSTIMSLKGLLKRSKTKDKDKEKDSSSQEKLSSPSLFRKFDRKSRSNTQSPSLDDPKHGEKGLREIATSNPNLQRTGSPFVRGIPHSSSFTSSPFRRPHSSAAVFSPAKRGLTSTPGVPPPLDGTPGSQLMRVEEEGPCRKNLDNETEKPPNVLIYAANKMDYFVAIKETLKNCLNQDRYTLYQLTDEMAFKSPWSGSTTLLVVCGDVPAHISTAFIRYLLQGGRVLSICSDFLNMAVPLFGTVEVQEQAVVSVSYHQWSGVQLLHHQHCFHSSPQHKRFSREVDKPKPIPSRSAVSVEPTHVEITDEWGGRHRLNLTILATDDTWGAPSLLSAKLQGNKGKAVFSQVHLERDPRECFGASEVSAKLSSSNEARLEILKDLLSTELSMDTTQTNVASLYTAAYALGRHELKQELLNHLKPHMEGQELKRPQLTIQFLSSGETPQKPDEHILPIYMNSCPMTFSTVKYFEALKTTSVGRLLIYCDVLTSSMRVTAGHPPLLNGLVVLPSQQTLGKGRGGNTWLSPLGCAMFTIQLHVTLSSTLGQHLSFIQHLIAIAMADAVREQPGYGDIPVCLKWPNDIYIGRDIKIGGVIVEASTLGNVVIANIGCGVNLSNSNPTYCINDAIRQHNKDNDDNLPELEREVFFARTFNAFEQLVEVFQKSGPEAVVQKYYKYWLHSNATVIVQNENFKSESAVITGVDNFGFLEAQLISGASITLHPDGNSFNMMEGLIYSKCR
- the LOC137625334 gene encoding serine-rich adhesin for platelets-like isoform X1; translated protein: MEDLWNDPDDSSKRRGSSCTLYSLQRSSCLNGPSAKQDDRTSLLKGDVIGPECLPRYTCLSGSVICKGLQAEPGRAERQIVREAAEHYRRAITSSQERRSWTMKRSYGSSGEEDNVGASSQHSFSGSNTLEKSVVTREPKRYPVRIKSEADLSRATSLIKDNLANIVENYLVKQSGSPDFQYQFPKVQMENPTLKLPRPLCPIEPVVYMNGRATEIRNHDEVVQEEPPSSVVPIVITEIKTPTRDEAEEPSESGEFGELKSQEDKSNEKITDVSGECGPIKVCESVQKGSIFVTIPPQKILPRVSSDPEEPFTVRGNKFKLKVVDANIPGVHGIKPKEVSKATGKIVRKLVKSDELSLPTMKREGRIDIPVGMSMEVDLNSLSKEVIPKDLGLKEVPKVKESVVDVSGIPTVLEKVTDQAKVPAQIVTTGQMTDEAGGITEKGKTCEKVTDRIGIAKQVITPEEVKEHFDISGKNLPSSLTNDTKPSVTATAKLSEGEYLSNKKEPNGTILNSQVLICDGTILPNKTLQETDEICVSKDNISGKVDTDNLGAEIIKDEIPGKVDTVSDLGSDVISSGNGLKGSIGQESQSPAIEKDSYTLPDKKCNGVLLSEEVCTDTFTAVESKPRQNTFAGISIILEEKAMDQENKVEEATNERSNNSTFDADEGGLGEFLEGNNNRGRKKPKCLKDTHKLDTKSSTASESSFESLPYRMLSSQPDSFTDDVVIELTRAPIDSERLRVAKQELMRLERMNAISMASQYMTESKDDFSPEENGLENKVTCEDVILDLNVIGCTEQEDTNLDLFNSSLFDSGVEGMQSDQNTSGGSSIAKVLPSPVESTTESGFSSLKEQLPNESLAPEEEKYGGHDGVSLSKSKDSLDFTDTDRFPGTDTLSDDMETLSSTAGDLTLVESGSVSKEGSSRGSMSDSINQEGGFIKILASEQAGGTPDSSGIPNNYQSTSYHAPCDMRIRYRSGSYSQKSSMDSSSLSTEIPENKSKNIEDVEESSQTVSVSGEDKSKCFSEEGNESKSKTSESLSSEDTVVSRVSLEEQAGKTLHQGSQGDQLDSLDGQMQVIPIEERDINVADGGISLTKTTEKIPELNMKSMDESKAKSSVVSAMRPALVPGGIVTCDAVQKSKVSEGQVEEKSELSEELVSVAKVCKSSSFGVTGQQGKQSSVADLIEMYDSKDTSLRERSLSSGSSKTAVNAVVKHQGAAINSKRPNGIKSETEEMVYSADVHHNGNVDSPKIVEPPTPIVNGSVSRRSDAARKSDVSDQSSPYNRGTCSTSDRPSRHSSKSGVSDLEDEVFLPPSENYIFDGRPVIYCPKIDMSKQAKVEPPKMAMSVFTVVPSKELGSSQSKDWRDLSTMGALPSMKDFYAQATEDTNPPGDVGTSDTSSSLSNESARERHSESLFSPEKLESEEGESKEEGSLKLQGVVDSEPVAKEVEVKTSASLTEEKSPSGSQDKSYVIDSSPQTKRTTLSDSQDKLCKKDLSPKTAKKSASCSEDRSYRKKSSSPTERKSISGNQDDYCKEDLSPKTEKKSVSGSQDKLYKKELSPQTDKGSLSGSQDKLCKKESSPKQEQKSLSDSQDKLCKKESSPQTDKGSLSGSQDKLCKKESSPKQEKKSLSDSQDKLCKVDSSPLQVDRRKEEVKTVQVVKPLVKDVTFKSTKQGTSSPTNTGIEGIKVRGKQKDGDVTETSTKIQREDIPVAESSTLKRTSSFKSAVKNDLTHQGSTDTIPVVTLAKQPILSPVLQSAISPRSTYDPFTGTIIDSDTPDSQGDSVVQQEKDITISSEGEGAQQVKPKLFRAPNLDRKDTEVVDDGTTVKEALPVKKVEIKILDNADSRPRELPVLSPVSELQKEKHSKPPGISDEETSRVIDTEECSGQKGDCKDSEKRNSGRKEELATHDRESKREGKHISGSQNGAGIVVKIDSRTSEESDPEKVHNQSSVESCESAISVKSDTRRPSKAHSEQGVSSLKNSGWCVGGSLEFLEKHSGEVRLRSRKDGSISSAKSEDLSMKCDKASLKSQGSLDKFPHFDHVSAQQRARGARKKILSVDIDSGVKGIKEKNKEMHRSATLPVGTLSSSKKEKEEKKKEKEDKSKKKKKEKEASGGTEKKSTIMSLKGLLKRSKTKDKDKEKDSSSQEKLSSPSLFRKFDRKSRSNTQSPSLDDPKHGEKGLREIATSNPNLQRTGSPFVRGIPHSSSFTSSPFRRPHSSAAVFSPAKRGLTSTPDGTPGSQLMRVEEEGPCRKNLDNETEKPPNVLIYAANKMDYFVAIKETLKNCLNQDRYTLYQLTDEMAFKSPWSGSTTLLVVCGDVPAHISTAFIRYLLQGGRVLSICSDFLNMAVPLFGTVEVQEQAVVSVSYHQWSGVQLLHHQHCFHSSPQHKRFSREVDKPKPIPSRSAVSVEPTHVEITDEWGGRHRLNLTILATDDTWGAPSLLSAKLQGNKGKAVFSQVHLERDPRECFGASEVSAKLSSSNEARLEILKDLLSTELSMDTTQTNVASLYTAAYALGRHELKQELLNHLKPHMEGQELKRPQLTIQFLSSGETPQKPDEHILPIYMNSCPMTFSTVKYFEALKTTSVGRLLIYCDVLTSSMRVTAGHPPLLNGLVVLPSQQTLGKGRGGNTWLSPLGCAMFTIQLHVTLSSTLGQHLSFIQHLIAIAMADAVREQPGYGDIPVCLKWPNDIYIGRDIKIGGVIVEASTLGNVVIANIGCGVNLSNSNPTYCINDAIRQHNKDNDDNLPELEREVFFARTFNAFEQLVEVFQKSGPEAVVQKYYKYWLHSNATVIVQNENFKSESAVITGVDNFGFLEAQLISGASITLHPDGNSFNMMEGLIYSKCR